DNA sequence from the Bubalus bubalis isolate 160015118507 breed Murrah chromosome 24, NDDB_SH_1, whole genome shotgun sequence genome:
GTAAGACCTTATGTTGGAAACAACTTCTCCTGCctaaaaaagtttgaaaagtacTACTTCAGAAATAAGACAGCAGATAATGAATATGACCTTATTAAATGCTAATTGACTGCCATTGTCTAGAACGTCCCGAACTTCCCTAATTTCTGAGGgggttctctcttctctccctttccccaaATCTTGACTGTGAGCACCGGGCATTCCCATGCCTTTTCATCTCATTGTCTTTTCAGAGTGTCGGATACAAGAAAGTGACGCAGACAGCTCAGCAATGTCGGGTTCCTCTGGGGAGATGAAGCCCAAGAGCCTAAAGACCCCAGATGGTCTGGAAGGTGACAAGCAGCGACAAAGTGCTGATGGGGCTGGCTGCCCACCCTCCAGCCAGCCTGAGGCTGGCAGGGGGCCCCAGAAGAAGCCTCTGGGCAAACAGCGAGATCAGAAAGGCTCTGAGGGCCTGGAGGTGCAGAGCAAGCTGGGGTCCAGGAACACAACTCTGTCTTCCAAAAGAAGCCCTCTCCTCACCAAGGTGCTgcgagagaaggagaaagggagttATCCAAGCGTCAGGCTGCGGAGGAACGCCAGCTCTGCAGGAAGGCTCCAGGGACTCACCAGCGGGTCATTCGCTGGGTCCCCAGGAAGGAGAGAAACAAAGATATCAGAAGTATATTTACCTTCAGGAAAGAAGCGACCCAAAAGTCTTGAACTTAACATTTCTCCAGAAGAGACAGGACCCCTCAATCCAGAAATTCTTCTGCTTCAGGAGAAAATGAACACTGAGAATCCAAGCTCAGCAACCACTGCCAGCGAAGTGGCCACTCTGAAAACAGGGCTGACCGTGACTATGGAGAAAGGCTCCAGGAATCCAGAGCATGCCACGACCCTGGAGGGGACAGCACTCAGGAATACACCTTTCAGTGTACCACTGGCTGGAAAGATGATGATTGGGGAGCATCTAGAACCCACAGCTCCTTCAGAGAGAAGTGGAACTGGGGCTCCGAAGGCCTCCGGTGTGCCCCATGAGCCTTCAGATCCAGAAGTCTCTCCATCTTCAGGTAAGAAAGGACCTCAGAGTCCAGAAGACCTGGTATCCTTAGGAATGATGACTGGTGCAGGTTTTCCCGTGTGTGTGCacagttgactctttgtgaccctgtggactgtagctcaccaggctcctctgtccatggaatttcctatacaagaatactggagtaggttgccatttcctactccaggtcttcttcccaacccagggatcaaacttgtgtctgtgtttcctgcactggcagacagattccttgccactgcaccacctgggaagatgcACAAGCCTGCTTTTATCTCTACTCTATCCATTTCACTGGACCCTTGGGTCCACCTTGAAGGCCTCAATCCTTTGAAAATCTGGTTGTAGGTTCTGAATCCTGAAAAAAGGTATATCTGCACATCTTCACAAAATGTTGCAATGTTGCATACATTTCAGCTAGTTAGCTCTTAGACACTTCTTTAGAATCCCCAAGGGCTTCTGAACCTCAGGTTGATCATCTGGGAAAGACTAGGTAAATATCACCTTACAATACTCCATGGCAGTATGTCAAGGGGCTGAGATTCTGCCAGTCTGTCTCTCTGAGCAGAGAGGAAGCTGGTGGCCAAAATCGTAGGTCTCTTTTACTAGAGGCAGAACTTAGGATTATGATGGGTTGTGAATGACAGAAACACCAAAGTAACAGAACTGAAACAAGATAGACATTTGTTCCCCTTTCACAAAAATGACACATAGTCTGGGATGAATGTGGTACCCTCTGGCTAGGAACCCCAGCTCCTGCTGCTTTTCTGCTCCACAGAGTTTGAAGCTCATGGTCTCAGATGGTAGCATCCTCATTCCAGGCAACA
Encoded proteins:
- the MEFV gene encoding pyrin isoform X8, which translates into the protein MVRTQSDHLLYSLEELLPYDFEKFKFKLQNTSLEKEHLRIPRGQLQTAEPVKLASLMVNHYGEEYAVQLTLQVLRAINQHLLAEELHRVISPECRIQESDADSSAMSGSSGEMKPKSLKTPDGLEGDKQRQSADGAGCPPSSQPEAGRGPQKKPLGKQRDQKGSEGLEVQSKLGSRNTTLSSKRSPLLTKVLREKEKGSYPSVRLRRNASSAGRLQGLTSGSFAGSPGRRETKISEVYLPSGKKRPKSLELNISPEETGPLNPEILLLQEKMNTENPSSATTASEVATLKTGLTVTMEKGSRNPEHATTLEGTALRNTPFSVPLAGKMMIGEHLEPTAPSERSGTGAPKASGVPHEPSDPEVSPSSGRLQDKAVCPLCRAQQGDPVGGSCVHISCSCSAASRDPEASLSRSSSCPRCQDLLPGKSHGSREWQEGLQMASLNPKSLPQCKRHMKQAQLLFCEDHGELICLICRLSQEHRGHRVRPIEEAALEYKEQIQKQLDHLKELRKSGEEQRSQGDKKTVNSLDIGVTLHRDPALRSGNVQC